The proteins below are encoded in one region of Pseudomonas entomophila L48:
- a CDS encoding universal stress protein, with translation MQAVRSILVVLDPEHAHSRALTRAKLIAGVTGARLHLLMCDKKQDHSALLSLLSSQLHDDGYDNVTHEQHWKESLHESIIHVQQAEGCELVIKEHRPDNPLRKALLTPNDWKLLRQCPCAVLMVKSERPWMGGKILAAVDVGNQDEDHRRLHASIIDHGYAIASLAKGELHVISAHPSPMLSASDPVYQLTETIEQRYREACKAFQAEFDISDDRLHIAEGPADVLIPYTEKQCDAVVTIIGTVARTGISGALIGNTAEVVLDSLEGDVLVLKSEEATAHLAELARG, from the coding sequence ATGCAAGCCGTCCGCAGCATCCTCGTCGTCCTCGACCCCGAGCACGCCCACAGCCGCGCCCTGACCCGGGCAAAACTGATTGCAGGCGTGACCGGTGCCCGCCTGCATCTGCTCATGTGCGACAAGAAGCAGGACCACAGTGCCTTGCTCAGCCTGCTGAGTAGCCAGTTGCATGATGATGGTTACGACAATGTCACCCATGAGCAGCATTGGAAGGAAAGCCTGCACGAATCGATCATCCATGTGCAGCAGGCGGAAGGCTGTGAACTGGTGATCAAGGAGCATCGCCCGGACAATCCGCTGCGCAAGGCATTGCTGACGCCCAATGACTGGAAGCTGCTGCGCCAGTGCCCATGCGCGGTACTGATGGTCAAGAGCGAGCGGCCCTGGATGGGCGGCAAGATTCTTGCGGCCGTGGATGTGGGCAACCAGGACGAGGATCATCGCCGGTTGCACGCCAGTATCATCGACCATGGCTATGCCATTGCCAGCCTGGCCAAGGGAGAACTGCACGTCATCAGTGCCCACCCCTCCCCCATGCTGTCGGCGTCCGACCCGGTGTACCAGCTCACCGAGACCATCGAGCAGCGCTATCGCGAGGCTTGCAAGGCGTTCCAGGCGGAGTTCGATATCAGTGATGATCGCCTACATATCGCCGAAGGGCCTGCGGATGTGTTGATCCCTTATACCGAAAAGCAGTGTGATGCCGTGGTGACCATCATCGGTACCGTGGCGCGCACCGGGATTTCCGGGGCCCTGATTGGCAATACCGCAGAGGTCGTATTGGATTCGCTGGAGGGGGACGTGCTGGTGCTCAAAAGCGAAGAAGCGACGGCACACCTCGCGGAGTTGGCACGAGGCTGA
- the speB gene encoding agmatinase codes for MDLAQDNDQAITRDSLYGTSAESTYAGITSFSRRRYSRDLRGVDVVVSGVPFDTATSNRPGARFGPRAIRTASVQQAWARHWPWAFDPFDHLAVIDYGDCAFDNGTPESVPDSIQAHAERILDAGCAMLTLGGDHFISYPLLKAHARRHGPLALIHFDAHSDTWPDEEGKRIDHGTMFWHAAREGLVDPAHSVQIGLRTTNDDSQGFAILDARQVHRQGTEAIVAAIRQRVGERPVYLTFDIDCLDPAYAPGTGTPVCGGLSTLQALEILGGLRGINLVGMDLVEVAPAYDHADITALAGATLAMEMLCLYAARHKVDKEEAV; via the coding sequence GTGGATCTCGCCCAGGACAACGACCAGGCCATCACCCGTGACAGCCTCTACGGCACGTCTGCCGAGAGTACTTACGCCGGTATCACCAGCTTCTCCAGGCGCCGCTACAGCCGTGACCTGCGCGGCGTCGATGTAGTGGTCAGCGGCGTGCCATTCGACACCGCCACCAGCAACCGGCCAGGGGCGCGCTTCGGGCCGCGGGCGATCCGCACGGCGTCGGTGCAGCAGGCCTGGGCCCGGCACTGGCCGTGGGCGTTCGACCCGTTCGACCACCTGGCGGTAATCGACTACGGCGACTGCGCCTTCGACAATGGCACCCCAGAGTCGGTACCCGACAGCATCCAGGCCCATGCCGAGCGTATCCTCGATGCCGGCTGCGCCATGCTCACCCTTGGTGGCGACCACTTCATCAGCTACCCGTTGCTCAAGGCCCATGCCCGGCGGCATGGCCCGCTGGCGTTGATCCACTTCGACGCGCACAGTGATACCTGGCCGGACGAGGAGGGCAAGCGCATCGACCATGGCACCATGTTCTGGCATGCCGCCCGCGAAGGCCTGGTGGACCCGGCGCACTCGGTGCAGATCGGCCTGCGCACCACCAACGATGACAGCCAGGGCTTCGCCATCCTCGATGCGCGGCAGGTGCATCGCCAGGGCACCGAGGCGATCGTCGCGGCGATCCGCCAGCGGGTCGGCGAGCGGCCGGTGTACCTGACGTTCGATATCGACTGCCTGGACCCGGCCTATGCGCCCGGTACCGGCACGCCGGTCTGCGGGGGACTGAGCACGTTGCAGGCACTGGAGATCCTGGGCGGGTTGCGTGGGATCAACCTGGTGGGGATGGACCTGGTGGAGGTGGCGCCGGCCTATGACCATGCCGACATCACCGCACTGGCGGGGGCGACGCTGGCGATGGAGATGCTTTGTCTTTATGCGGCGCGGCACAAGGTGGACAAGGAGGAGGCGGTTTAA
- a CDS encoding extracellular solute-binding protein: protein MRRMLCLFPLLLALPLQAEEKVVNLYSWADYVAPQTLERFEKETGYKVRYDTFDTTEVLETKLLTGRSGYDVVVPSATVLARALKAGALQPLDAQAMPGYANLDKDLLVKLAEADPGNLHAVPYTWGTLGLGVNVEAVRQRLGDVPLDSLDLLFKPEYASRLKDCGIAMPDSPQEVIGLTLNYLGKDPYSQDKADLNAAQALLQQLQPSISYVANGRQINDLANGSVCLALTYNGDAAMAADQARRAGKPFELVYRIPREGTLVWQDNLVIPKDAPHPEAARAFITFMLRPDSVAALTNTLFFANANQAATPLVDAAIRNDPDIYPPAEVRQRLFADRSMALSDLRQRNRLWTTFRSRQ from the coding sequence ATGCGTCGAATGCTGTGCTTGTTCCCATTGCTCCTCGCCCTGCCGCTTCAGGCCGAGGAGAAGGTCGTCAACCTGTACAGCTGGGCCGATTACGTGGCCCCGCAGACCTTGGAGCGTTTCGAGAAAGAGACCGGATACAAGGTGCGCTACGACACCTTCGATACCACTGAAGTGCTGGAAACCAAGCTGCTCACCGGCCGCAGTGGTTATGACGTGGTGGTGCCTTCGGCCACCGTGCTGGCCAGGGCGCTCAAGGCCGGCGCCTTGCAACCGCTCGACGCCCAGGCGATGCCCGGCTATGCCAACCTCGACAAGGACCTGCTGGTCAAGCTGGCCGAGGCCGACCCAGGCAACCTCCACGCCGTGCCCTACACCTGGGGGACCCTGGGCCTGGGAGTGAATGTCGAGGCGGTGCGCCAGCGCCTGGGCGATGTGCCGCTGGACAGCCTCGACCTGCTGTTCAAGCCCGAATATGCCAGCCGCCTGAAGGACTGTGGAATCGCCATGCCCGATTCGCCCCAGGAGGTGATCGGGCTGACCCTCAACTATCTCGGCAAGGACCCTTACAGCCAGGACAAGGCCGACCTGAATGCCGCCCAAGCCTTGTTGCAGCAGCTGCAACCGTCGATCAGCTACGTGGCCAATGGCCGTCAGATCAACGACCTGGCCAATGGTAGCGTGTGCCTGGCGTTGACCTACAACGGCGACGCGGCCATGGCGGCCGACCAGGCGCGCCGGGCCGGCAAGCCTTTCGAACTGGTCTATCGCATCCCCCGCGAAGGCACCTTGGTGTGGCAGGACAACCTGGTGATCCCCAAGGATGCACCTCACCCAGAGGCCGCACGCGCCTTCATCACCTTCATGTTGCGCCCTGACTCGGTGGCCGCGCTGACCAACACGCTGTTCTTCGCCAATGCCAACCAGGCCGCCACGCCGCTGGTGGACGCGGCGATCCGCAACGACCCGGACATCTATCCTCCCGCCGAGGTGCGCCAGCGGCTGTTCGCCGATCGCAGCATGGCGCTGTCCGACCTGCGCCAACGCAACCGCCTGTGGACCACCTTCCGCAGCCGTCAGTAG
- a CDS encoding LEA type 2 family protein yields the protein MLVRCCLILLLTLGLNACALFQGRDPLNISVVGIDPLPGQDMELRMAVKIRVQNPNETPVDFNGVALTLEVNDQPLAAGVSDQRGHIGRYDEAMIVVPVSITAFAFLRQAYGLSRVDSLQGLPYVLRGKLAGGPLGTVRFTDQGRLDLPKAAGAGW from the coding sequence ATGCTTGTGCGCTGCTGCCTGATCCTGCTGTTGACCCTTGGCCTGAATGCCTGCGCCCTGTTTCAGGGCCGTGACCCGCTTAACATCAGCGTGGTCGGCATCGACCCCTTGCCCGGCCAGGACATGGAGTTGCGCATGGCGGTGAAGATCCGCGTGCAGAACCCCAACGAAACACCGGTCGACTTCAACGGCGTAGCCCTGACCCTCGAGGTCAACGATCAACCCCTGGCCGCCGGCGTGAGCGATCAGCGTGGGCATATCGGCCGCTATGACGAAGCGATGATCGTGGTGCCGGTCAGCATCACCGCCTTCGCTTTCCTGCGCCAGGCCTATGGCCTGAGCCGCGTGGATTCGCTGCAGGGCTTGCCCTATGTGCTGCGTGGCAAGCTGGCCGGCGGCCCGCTGGGCACGGTGCGCTTCACCGACCAGGGCAGGCTCGACCTGCCCAAGGCAGCAGGCGCAGGCTGGTGA
- a CDS encoding LysR family transcriptional regulator has protein sequence MLGQLHDPDLHLLRLFVTVVEAGGFSAAQGVLGLSQPSISQQMARLETRLGYRLCSRGKGGFRLTEKGELLLQATQGLLLQIEQFRQQANGVAGRLLGTVRIGLAENQDKRITLRIAQAVARFRQREESVQLELTSAPPAELERLLLEQRLDCAISYFSGAQAAFDYVPLFDEQQRLYCGKAHPLFDARDITRDQLLGVDQVRHPYRFLKQGEPFQSRHSMAVAEQIDSALTFILSGQHIGYLPCHCAAPWEAQGLLRALDPRLDFVVPFTLARHRGQMPGEAQQAFVEDLLAVFE, from the coding sequence ATGCTCGGACAATTGCACGACCCGGACCTGCACCTGCTGCGGCTGTTCGTCACTGTAGTCGAGGCCGGCGGGTTCAGTGCCGCCCAGGGCGTGCTGGGGCTGAGCCAGCCCAGCATCAGCCAGCAGATGGCGCGGCTGGAAACGCGCCTGGGCTATCGCCTGTGCAGCCGAGGCAAAGGCGGCTTCCGCCTGACCGAGAAAGGCGAGCTGCTGCTGCAGGCGACCCAGGGCCTGTTGCTGCAGATCGAACAGTTCCGCCAGCAAGCCAATGGCGTGGCCGGCCGATTGCTGGGCACGGTACGCATCGGCCTGGCCGAGAACCAGGACAAGCGCATCACCCTGCGCATCGCCCAGGCCGTTGCCCGTTTTCGCCAGCGCGAAGAATCTGTGCAGCTGGAACTGACCAGCGCCCCGCCTGCCGAACTGGAGCGCCTGCTGCTGGAACAACGCCTGGACTGCGCGATCAGCTACTTTTCGGGCGCGCAGGCCGCATTCGACTATGTGCCGCTGTTCGACGAACAGCAACGGCTCTACTGCGGCAAAGCGCATCCGTTGTTCGACGCAAGAGACATCACCCGGGACCAGCTACTGGGCGTCGACCAGGTGCGCCATCCCTATCGCTTTCTCAAGCAGGGCGAGCCCTTCCAAAGCCGGCACAGCATGGCAGTGGCCGAACAGATCGACAGTGCGCTGACGTTCATCCTTTCGGGCCAGCATATCGGTTACCTGCCATGCCACTGCGCCGCCCCCTGGGAAGCACAGGGATTGCTCAGGGCGCTGGATCCGCGGCTGGACTTCGTGGTGCCGTTTACCTTGGCCCGGCATCGTGGGCAAATGCCGGGGGAGGCCCAGCAGGCTTTCGTCGAGGATCTGCTGGCGGTGTTCGAATGA
- a CDS encoding tRNA-(ms[2]io[6]A)-hydroxylase — MSLIPEIDAFLGCRTPDAWIEAALADQETLLIDHKNCEFKAASTALSLIAKYNTHLDLINMMSRLAREELVHHEQVLRLMKRRGVPLRPVSAGRYASGLRRLVRAHEPVKLVDTLVVGAFIEARSCERFAALVPHLDEELGTFYHGLLKSEARHYQGYLKLAHHYGEEADIARVIEQVREAEAQLIVSPDQELRFHSGIPMALAA, encoded by the coding sequence ATGTCCCTGATTCCTGAAATCGACGCCTTCCTGGGCTGCCGTACCCCTGACGCCTGGATCGAGGCGGCGCTGGCCGACCAGGAAACCTTGCTGATCGATCACAAGAACTGTGAGTTCAAGGCTGCCAGCACGGCGTTGAGCCTGATCGCCAAGTACAACACGCACCTCGACCTGATCAACATGATGTCGCGCCTGGCTCGCGAAGAACTGGTGCACCACGAACAGGTGCTACGGTTGATGAAGCGCCGTGGCGTGCCGTTGCGGCCAGTGTCGGCAGGGCGCTACGCCTCCGGCCTGCGCAGGCTGGTACGGGCGCATGAGCCGGTCAAACTGGTGGATACGCTGGTGGTGGGGGCCTTCATCGAGGCGCGCAGCTGCGAGCGCTTCGCCGCATTGGTACCGCACCTGGACGAAGAACTCGGCACCTTCTACCACGGCTTGCTCAAGAGCGAGGCTCGGCACTACCAGGGCTACCTGAAGTTGGCCCATCACTACGGTGAAGAAGCGGACATCGCGCGTGTCATCGAGCAAGTACGTGAAGCGGAAGCGCAACTGATCGTGTCACCTGACCAGGAGCTGCGCTTCCACAGCGGTATCCCAATGGCGTTGGCCGCCTGA
- a CDS encoding DUF883 family protein: MARKTAASNDSEQIKDQVFSELQALIEESEKLLTESVSLVGEEADTLRAQLGLKLRQARDATGRLGQRAQPVVDATQEYIGGHPWQTVAVSAGFGLVVGLLLGRRQ, encoded by the coding sequence ATGGCCAGGAAAACCGCCGCATCAAACGACAGTGAACAGATCAAGGATCAGGTGTTCAGCGAGCTTCAGGCGTTGATCGAGGAATCGGAGAAACTGCTTACCGAGAGCGTTTCGCTGGTCGGTGAGGAAGCCGATACCCTTCGCGCCCAACTGGGCCTGAAGCTGCGCCAGGCGCGCGATGCCACTGGCAGGCTGGGGCAACGGGCCCAGCCGGTGGTCGACGCCACGCAGGAATACATTGGCGGGCACCCCTGGCAAACCGTGGCGGTCTCCGCAGGCTTCGGCCTGGTGGTCGGCCTGCTGCTGGGGCGTCGGCAGTAA
- a CDS encoding carbon-nitrogen hydrolase family protein → MPKSIVAALQVGSLPEGKAATLEQILGYEQAIREAGARLVVMPEALLGGYPKGEGFGTQLGYRLPEGREAFARYFANAIDVPGSETAALAGLSARTGASLVLGVIERSGNTLYCTVLFFEPEGGLVAKHRKLMPTGTERLIWGKGDGSTLPVVDGRAGRIGAAVCWENYMPLLRTAMYAKGVQLWCAPTVDERELWQVSMRHVAAEGRCFVISACQVQDSPAALGMEVANWPAERPLINGGSLIVGPLGDVLAGPLLGARGLVCAEVDTDELVRARYDFDVVGHYARPDVFELSVDERPRPGVRFIG, encoded by the coding sequence ATGCCCAAGTCCATCGTTGCTGCCCTGCAGGTCGGTTCGCTGCCCGAAGGTAAAGCTGCCACCCTGGAGCAGATCCTCGGCTACGAGCAGGCAATCCGCGAGGCTGGTGCCAGACTGGTGGTAATGCCGGAAGCCCTGCTCGGTGGCTACCCCAAGGGGGAAGGCTTCGGTACCCAACTGGGCTACCGCTTGCCCGAGGGTCGGGAAGCCTTCGCCCGTTATTTCGCCAATGCGATCGACGTGCCTGGTAGCGAGACCGCTGCCTTGGCCGGGCTGTCGGCGCGCACGGGGGCGAGCCTGGTGCTTGGGGTGATCGAGCGCAGCGGCAATACCCTGTACTGCACGGTGCTGTTCTTCGAGCCAGAAGGTGGGCTGGTGGCCAAGCATCGCAAATTGATGCCGACCGGTACCGAGCGCCTGATCTGGGGCAAGGGCGACGGTTCCACGCTGCCGGTGGTCGACGGCCGCGCCGGGCGCATTGGTGCCGCGGTGTGCTGGGAGAACTACATGCCCTTGCTGCGCACTGCGATGTACGCCAAGGGTGTACAGCTGTGGTGCGCGCCGACGGTGGATGAGCGCGAACTGTGGCAGGTGAGCATGCGCCATGTCGCGGCGGAGGGGCGCTGTTTCGTGATCAGTGCCTGCCAGGTACAGGATTCGCCCGCGGCGCTCGGCATGGAGGTGGCCAACTGGCCAGCCGAGCGGCCGCTTATAAACGGTGGCAGTCTGATCGTCGGCCCGCTGGGCGATGTGCTGGCCGGGCCGTTGCTGGGCGCGCGAGGGCTCGTCTGTGCCGAAGTCGATACCGACGAGCTGGTGCGTGCCCGTTACGACTTCGATGTGGTTGGCCACTATGCGCGGCCGGATGTATTCGAGCTCAGCGTGGATGAACGCCCACGTCCGGGTGTGCGTTTCATCGGCTGA
- the rhtA gene encoding threonine/homoserine exporter RhtA, which yields MNTAPRSLAATLFPIGLLLIAMASIQSGASLAKSMFPIVGAQGTTALRLIFASIIMLLLLRPWRAHLDTNTLRSIIIYGMALGGMNFLFYMSLRTVPLGIAVALEFTGPLTVALLASRRALDFVWIVLAVIGLLLLIPVGQAGGGLDPVGAAYALGAGVCWALYILYGQRAGAENGIQTAALGVVIAALFVAPIGIVHAGSALLTPALLPVALGVAILSTALPYSLEMVALTRMPARTFGTLMSIEPAFGALSGLLFLGEQLTLWQWLAILAIITASIGATLSMKREVTPPVAAD from the coding sequence ATGAACACCGCCCCCCGCAGCCTGGCCGCCACGCTCTTCCCCATCGGCCTGCTGCTGATCGCCATGGCTTCCATCCAGTCCGGCGCCTCGCTGGCCAAAAGCATGTTCCCCATTGTTGGCGCCCAAGGCACCACCGCACTGCGGTTGATCTTCGCCAGCATCATCATGCTGTTGCTGCTTCGCCCATGGAGAGCACACCTGGACACCAACACCCTGCGCAGCATCATCATCTATGGCATGGCCTTGGGCGGCATGAACTTCCTCTTCTATATGTCCTTGCGCACCGTGCCGCTGGGCATTGCCGTGGCACTTGAGTTCACAGGCCCCCTCACCGTGGCACTGCTGGCCTCTCGCCGAGCGCTGGATTTTGTCTGGATTGTCCTGGCAGTCATCGGCCTGTTGCTGCTGATTCCAGTCGGCCAAGCAGGCGGCGGGCTCGACCCGGTGGGCGCCGCCTATGCCTTGGGCGCAGGTGTCTGCTGGGCGCTGTACATTCTATATGGCCAGCGTGCCGGCGCCGAAAACGGTATCCAGACAGCAGCGCTGGGCGTGGTGATCGCCGCCTTGTTCGTGGCCCCCATCGGCATCGTGCATGCTGGTAGCGCCCTGCTGACCCCCGCCCTGCTTCCAGTAGCCCTGGGCGTCGCGATCCTGTCGACCGCACTGCCCTACAGCCTGGAGATGGTTGCCCTGACACGCATGCCCGCGCGCACATTCGGCACCCTGATGAGCATCGAGCCCGCCTTCGGCGCCTTGTCTGGTCTACTGTTCCTAGGGGAACAACTAACACTCTGGCAATGGCTCGCCATCCTTGCCATCATCACCGCATCAATCGGTGCAACCCTTTCCATGAAACGGGAAGTAACGCCCCCAGTGGCAGCCGACTGA